Within Myceligenerans xiligouense, the genomic segment CATCTGCTGCGGGTGCACGACGACGTCCACGCGGGAGAACGGGACGTCGAAGAGCAGGTGCGCCTCGATGACCTCCAGCCCCTTGTTGACGAGGGTGGCGGAGTTGGTCGTGATGACCCGGCCCATGGAGAAGTTGGGGTGCCGGAGCGCCTGGGCCGGCGTGACGTCACGCAGCTCGGCACGGGACATGCCGCGGAACGGCCCGCCCGAGGCGGTCACCACGAGGCGGCGCACCTCCGCCGCGGCCCCGCACCGCAGGGACTGGGCGATCGCCGAGTGTTCGGAGTCGACCGGGACGATCTGGTCCGGGCGCCGTACGGCCGCCCGCACCAGCGGGCCGCCGACCACGAGCGACTCCTTGTTCGCGAGCGCCAGCGTGGACCCGGCCTCCAGGGCAGCCAGCGTGGGCCGCAGGCCCACCGACCCCGTGATGCCGTTGAGGACGACGTCGCTGCCCCGGCCCGCGAGGTCCGTGGCGGCGTCCGGTCCGGCCAGCGTCTCGACGTCGGCGGCTCCCGCGGCGGCGAGCGCCTCGCGCAGGTCGCCCGCGCGCGCGGCGTCGGCCACGGCGACGGCCCGCACGCCGAGCTCGGCGGCCTGCTTCGCCAGGCCGGCGACGTCGCCGCCGGCGCTCAGCGCGTCGACGCGGAAGCGATCGGGGTGCCGGCGGACGACGTCGATCGCCTGTGTGCCGATGGAGCCGGTGGAACCGAGGATGGTGACGCTGCGCACCGGCCCATCCTCCCAGACCGTGGCGGGCGTCCCGGCCCTAGCGGGGCCTGGCCGGGGACGACGTCGCGCTCTGCGGGCCGCACGCCTCGGACAGGACCGCCAGGGACAGGTCCAGGTCGTCCCGGTAGCGGGTGCCGTGCAGCGCGACCAGCTCGTGCCGGATCGCCACCGCCTCGGTGGCGTGCTCCACGGCCTCGTCGGTCACGCCGAGGGTCACCAGGAGCGATGCGCAGGTGGAGCAGGCACGGGCGAGTTCCGGGCGGAACCGCGCCGGGTACCGGTCCGCCAGGTCGCGCAGCAGGCCGATGGACTCGCGCAGCAGCGCCGCGGCCTCGGCGGCGCGGCCGAGGTCCGCGTACGTCGCCCCCAGGTTGGTGCACGCGGACGCGAGGTCGGCCTGGTGCCGCTCGGGGTCCTCGGCCGAGAGCCGGCGCAGGATCTCGACGGCCTCCAGCGTCGGTTCCACGGCCTGTTCGGGTTCTCCGAGGTCGGAGTACCGCACGCCGAGGTTCGACAGCGAGCGCGCCAGGTACTGCTCGTGGCGTTCGGGCGCCTCGGCCGCCAGGTCGCGGCGAATCGCCAGGGCCTCCTGCTCCAGCGGGAGCGCCTCGGTGAACCTGCCCAGCCGTGAGCAGGTCACGCCGAGGTTGGACAGGGAGGACGCGAGCATGTGCGCGTAGGCGCGGGGGTTCTGGCGGGCGAGCCTGCGCCGGGTGGCGAGAGCCTCGGTCTCGAGCGTGTAGGCGTGCTGGGTACGGCCCAGGCCCGACAGATGGGCGCCGAGCTGGGCGAGCGAGAGGGCGAGCTCCCAGTCGTACCGTTCGGGTTCGGCCGCGGCGAGGTGCCTGCGCATCTCCAGCGCCTCGGTCTCGGCCGTGACGGCCTCGTCGAGCCGGCCGAGCTCGGCGAGCGCGTAGCTGCGCAGCGACAGGGCGAAAGCCAGCTGCGGCTCGAAGTCGACCGCGTGGCGGCGCGCGAGCCGGCGCCACAGGTCGAGCCCTTCGGTCAGGGCCTCCAGCGCCTCGGTCGGCCGTCCGTGGTCGACGGCCGCGCCGCTGCCGATCAGCGCCCAGGCGAGCTGTGCCTCGTACTGGGCGGGGTCGCGTCGCACGAGCCGGCGGAGCACCGCCACCTCCTCCAGGCCGGCCGCGTCGGACTCCGCGTACCGGCCGAGGGACGTGAACGTCGCGGAGATGGCCCGCAGGACGAGTGCGAGCTCGGGTTCGCTCCACTCCGCCTCGCGGGGCGGGGAGGCGCGCAGGATGCCGAGGGCCTCGGTGAGCACGACGAGCGCGTCCGGGTATCGCCCGAGGCTGTTGCGGACGGTCCCGAGTCCGCACAGTGCCCGGGCGAGGCACCGTCCGTAGCGTGCCGGGTCCTCGGCGGCCACGACCCGCCACGCGGCCACCGCCTCCGAGGACGGCTGGAGCGCCTCCTGGTGGCGTCCGAGGGCCCAGAGGGCGCGCGTCCGGTGGATGAGGGCGTCGGCCCACGACGCGGGCGTTCCGTCCAGTTCCAGGATTCTCGCGGAGAGGGTCGCCGTCAGGCCGCCGGAATGCGCGGGATGCTGCGGGAGCAGGCCCAGCAGTCCGCCGAGCGCGACGGGGTCGGGCGGCAGCTCGCCGGCGACGCGCAGCAATACGGCGTCGAGCGGCGGCCGCTCGGAGATGGGTGGCGGGTCGATCTGCGCGCGGCACAGGGTCGCGGCGACCCGGTGCGCCACGGGTGCGGGCAGCCCGCGGGTCCAGTCGTCCGCGAGCCACGGGGTGGCCGCGAGGCGCCGCACCACGTGCTGCTCGACGATCCGGTGCGGGACGGCGGAGCTCAGGTCGCCCGCCCCGCCGGCCAGGCCGCGCAGCCACGCCACGCCCGCGTCGGTGGCCAGCACCGGCGCGGTGCGGCGCAGGGCCTCTCGCGCGCCGTCGTCCGATCCGGTGCCGAGCAGCATCCCGGCCGCGACGGCGTCCTCGACGTCGTCGGCGGGCAGGCCGGCGTGCGCGGCCTCGGCGGCCCACCGGTCCCGCTCCAGGTCCAGCAGCATGCCGACCGCCCGCGCGGGATCCACCACGACCGGCGCCTCCCCGGCGGACGACGCGGCGGGCCCGCCGTCGGCGGCGGCGACGAGCGCGGCGGCGTGGAGGTCGAGAGGGCACGCGCGGTCCGCGGACCGCCGCACGATCAGTGCCGGGGCGGAGGTGCGCAGGCGGCGCGCGAACGCCTGCGCCGCCTGCGTGACGAGCACCTGCTCGTCCTGGTCGCGCGGCGGAACGAGGTGGGTGGCGGAGGTGCGTACGTCGTCGTCGGCCCACAGGGCGCTCGCCCAGCGCAGCCGGCGCCACCACTCCCGTCCGGTCCGGGAGAGCAACAGCACGCGCAGCTTGCCGGTCGCGGCCGGGCGCAGGCGCGCGAGAAGCGTCGGGAGGTCGGTGCGCGAGTCGGCGTCGTCGACGATCACGAGGGTCCTGCGGGTCGCCGGAGCGCCGCCCGACAGGACGGCGCGCACGGCGGCGTCGTCGTCGGCCGGCCGGATCCACGCACAGCGCCACCCGGATCTCTCGAGGCGCCGGGACGCCTCGACCGCGAGGCGCGTCTTGCCGACGCCCCCGAGCCCAGTGGTGAGGCGGACCTGGACGGGGTGCGGCTCGCGGCACCAGGCCAGCAGCTCGGCCAGGTCGGCGTCGTGACCGGAGTACGGCACGACACGACGTGCCGGGTCCAGGAGAGCGACCGGGCCGCCGTCGGACGGACGGTCCCGGAACGGACCGGCGTTCGCGATGCGCCGCCACGCCGTGCGCGTCCGTCCGAGCACCTGGGGGCCTCGCCGGCCATCGATGTCCACGCTCATGGGGCCCAGTGAACTCCCGCCGTCCGGTGGGCTCCAGTCCTGCTCGTGATGCGATGCGCGCCGGGCTTGCCCGCATTTCGCTTCTTGCCTGCTATATCAGCATTGAAGCGGCGAAGCACCTCAAAAGATACCTTCAATCGGCAACTCTCACGTTGCAGTTGAACTTGAGGGCCCTTAGCGTCACGTCATGAGCGTTCCAACGGACCAGAAACCGAGCAGGTCGGCATTCTCGGTGATGAGCAGCGCGCTCATCACCGCCACCTTCGCCACCGCCCTCGCGGTCGCCGGCACCGCGGCCCCACCGGCGACCGCCGCCCCGGCGGATGCCGTGCGCGCGACCGCCGGCCACGCGAACACCGCCCGAGTCAGCACCCACACCGACGGATCCGGGGCTCCGACCTACCGCGTCTACGCGACCCGCGAGGGGCTCGTGGGCCACACCACCGCGAACGGCCACCGCATCAGGAAGAACGACCACTTCGTCGCGCTGCCGTCACGGCTCGGCCTCTCCGCGAAGGGTGAAGGAGCCCGCTCCGTGCGCGTCTGCGCTCCGGCGACGTCGCGCTGCGAGTACGCGCCCGTGTGGGACGTGGGGCCGTGGAACATCGAGGACAACTACTGGAACTCCGCGCCCCACCGCGAGCGCTTCGCCGACCTGCCGCGCGGCGTTCCCGAGGCACAGGCCGCGTACTACGACGACTACAACGGCGGCAAGGACGGCTTCGGGCGTGTGGTGCGCAACCCCGCGGGGATCGACCTCGCCGACGGGATGTTCTGGGACGGCCTCGGGCTGACGGACAACTCCTGGGTCGACGTCACCTTCCTGTGGCTGGGGGACGGCCCCACCGGCACGATCCGCACGGGCACGAGATGGCCCCTCAACGTCCGCTCCGGGCCGGGCACCAGCTACGCGAGGTCGGGCCTGGCCGCCGCCGGAACCCGGGTCACCATCCAGTGCACGGTGTGGGGCGAGTGGGTCGACGGCCATCTGGGGAGCACTCCCCTGTGGAACAAGATCGGCCCGGGGCACTTCGTCTCGGACGCCTACACCCGGACCGGCACGGGCCGGCCCGTCGCGCCTGCCTGCTGACCGGCGGCCGCGTGCACGGCGTGCGCGAGCTGGACCATACGGCCTGTAACGGGCCCGTAGTGGCAGCGAGTGACCCCATGGGGGATCATGAGAAGGGTCTCGAAGCGGTAACGAAATGATCCCGTCGCCGGACCGTTCCACGGCACGGTCACACGAGGTGTTCTTTCGGGTATCAGTGCAGGTCACAGGCCATTTTTGGCCTGCATCAGGCGGTCCGTGCCCGGGTGCACGAGAGCACCGACACTCTGTTCCCACTGTCGTTGAGAACCGAGACGGCATCGGCATATGGTCAAACCCAATCCAGGCAAACCAGTACCGGCGTGCCAGGGCGGCGCGCCGCGCAACCGAAAGGTCGTGGCCATATGGCCCTCCGACGCAAGAAGACCCTGGTCGCGCTGACCGCAATCGGCGCACTCGCGCTCGCCGGCTGCGGCGACGGCGGCGGCGAGACCGGTGAAGGCGGTGACGGCGAGGTCCTCACCATCGGTATCGCCAACGAACAGCCCTACGGCTATATGGACGACGCGGGCAACGCGACGGGCTTCGCGCCCGACGTCGCTCGCGAGGTTCTCTCCAACCTCGGTTACGGCGAGCCCGAGTTCGAGGTCGTCGAGTTCGGCAACCTCATCGGCGGCCTGCAGGCTCAGCAGTTCGACATGGTCGCCGCCGGCATGTACATCAACGAGGAGCGACTCGCGCAGATCCAGTTCTCCGACCCGGACTACTGCACCACCGAGTCCCTCGCCGTGCCGGAGGGCAACCCGGAGGACATCGTCGACTACAGCACCTTCGCGGACAACTCCGACCTCACCATCGCCGTGGCCAGCGGCACCGTCGAGGTCGGCTACGCCGAGGAAGCCGGCGTCGGCGAGGACCAGATCAAGTCCTTCCCCGGCATCGACCAGATGTACCAGGCCCTGGAGGCCGGGGAGGTCGACGCGGTGACCGGCACCGCCGCGACGGTCAACGGGCAGATCGCGGGACGTGACGGGCTCGAGGCCGTCGAGCCGTTCTTCCCGAAGGACGTCGAGGGCAACGAGACCCTCCCTTGTGGCGGCTACGGCTTCCGCCTCGACGACACCGAGTTCCGCGACGAGTTCAACGAGGAGCTGAACAAGCTGCGCGAGGACGGCACCACGATGGAGATCATCACCAGCTACGAGGGCTTCGAGGACGCCGACGTGGAACTGGCGAACGACCTCACGGTGGCCGACTTCGAGGAGTGAGCACCCAGGACCGCGGGCTCCGGGGCCGGGAGACGGCCCCGGAGCCCGCGCCATGATCACCGGAAAGAGTTGATCAACGTGGAATCATGGCTCCTGACGGGTAGCCAGTACATGCTCCTGCTCCGCGGAGCACTCGTCACCCTCCAGATCCTGGGCCTCGCGTTCGTGGTCGGGATCGTCCTCTCGCTCGTCGTGGGCATCGCTCGCCTCTCGGAGCGAACCTGGATACGCGGGGTCGCCCTGGGGTTCGTGGAGTTCGCGCGCGGCATCTCCTCGATCATCCTGTTGTTCATCGTCGCGATCGCGATCCCGATCCTGCTCGGTGTGCCGCAGGAGAACCTGATCCTGCTCGCCACGCTCGCGCTCGGCATCAACATGGGCGGATACGGCGCGGAGATCATCCGCGGCGCGATCCAGTCGGTGCCGAAGGGACAGGCCGAGGCGTCGATATCGCTGAACCTCACGTCACTGCAACGGCTCAGACACGTCATCCTGCCCCAGGCGATGACGGTCATCCTGCCGCCCATGGGCAACCTCACCATCGAGATTCTCAAGGGAACAGCACTGGTCAGCCTCATCGGCCTCACCGACGTGATGCAGATGGCACGGAACATCCGGCAGCAGCAGCTGGCGGACGCCGTCGGGAACCTCCCCATCCTCTACCTCAACGTCCTGGTCCTCTACTTCATCCTGGCACAGGTGATCAACCTGATCTTCCGGCTCGCCGAACGGCTGATGGAAAAGCGCTACGAGGGCGGCCCGGCCCTGACGACCGAAGAGCTGGAACGGATGCGGCCCACCTCGGCCGAGGGGACGGTGAGCTGAGATGACGCAGACGACCGCGCACAGCGAACCCGTCGTCGAGGAGTTCCGGCCGCACCGCCGATGGTTCCAGCGGCCTGACGTCCTGACACCCCTGATCCTCACCTCGGTGGGCTTCGCCCTGCTCATCGGCGCGGTGAGCGTGCCGGCCAACTACCGGACCGAGATGGACGCCCCGCCCGGCGACGTGTCCTTCGACTGGATGTTCTTCTTCCACATGGTCCCGCTCATGGTGCAGGGCGTCCTCGTGCTCGCGAAGGCCACGGTCCTGGGCTTCACCGTGGCGATCGTGCTGGGCTTCGCCATGGC encodes:
- the dxr gene encoding 1-deoxy-D-xylulose-5-phosphate reductoisomerase; translation: MRSVTILGSTGSIGTQAIDVVRRHPDRFRVDALSAGGDVAGLAKQAAELGVRAVAVADAARAGDLREALAAAGAADVETLAGPDAATDLAGRGSDVVLNGITGSVGLRPTLAALEAGSTLALANKESLVVGGPLVRAAVRRPDQIVPVDSEHSAIAQSLRCGAAAEVRRLVVTASGGPFRGMSRAELRDVTPAQALRHPNFSMGRVITTNSATLVNKGLEVIEAHLLFDVPFSRVDVVVHPQQMIHSMVEFVDGSTIAQAGPPRMLVPIALGLSWPDRLHDVDVAIDWTQAASWEFAPLDDDAFPAVRLARQVGEAAGTFPAVYNAANEVCVDAFHDGALGFTDIVDTVAAVVDAHASRPGDASSVSGVLAADAWARERARAVVVG
- a CDS encoding tetratricopeptide repeat protein, which codes for MSVDIDGRRGPQVLGRTRTAWRRIANAGPFRDRPSDGGPVALLDPARRVVPYSGHDADLAELLAWCREPHPVQVRLTTGLGGVGKTRLAVEASRRLERSGWRCAWIRPADDDAAVRAVLSGGAPATRRTLVIVDDADSRTDLPTLLARLRPAATGKLRVLLLSRTGREWWRRLRWASALWADDDVRTSATHLVPPRDQDEQVLVTQAAQAFARRLRTSAPALIVRRSADRACPLDLHAAALVAAADGGPAASSAGEAPVVVDPARAVGMLLDLERDRWAAEAAHAGLPADDVEDAVAAGMLLGTGSDDGAREALRRTAPVLATDAGVAWLRGLAGGAGDLSSAVPHRIVEQHVVRRLAATPWLADDWTRGLPAPVAHRVAATLCRAQIDPPPISERPPLDAVLLRVAGELPPDPVALGGLLGLLPQHPAHSGGLTATLSARILELDGTPASWADALIHRTRALWALGRHQEALQPSSEAVAAWRVVAAEDPARYGRCLARALCGLGTVRNSLGRYPDALVVLTEALGILRASPPREAEWSEPELALVLRAISATFTSLGRYAESDAAGLEEVAVLRRLVRRDPAQYEAQLAWALIGSGAAVDHGRPTEALEALTEGLDLWRRLARRHAVDFEPQLAFALSLRSYALAELGRLDEAVTAETEALEMRRHLAAAEPERYDWELALSLAQLGAHLSGLGRTQHAYTLETEALATRRRLARQNPRAYAHMLASSLSNLGVTCSRLGRFTEALPLEQEALAIRRDLAAEAPERHEQYLARSLSNLGVRYSDLGEPEQAVEPTLEAVEILRRLSAEDPERHQADLASACTNLGATYADLGRAAEAAALLRESIGLLRDLADRYPARFRPELARACSTCASLLVTLGVTDEAVEHATEAVAIRHELVALHGTRYRDDLDLSLAVLSEACGPQSATSSPARPR
- the ehuB gene encoding ectoine/hydroxyectoine ABC transporter substrate-binding protein EhuB, giving the protein MALRRKKTLVALTAIGALALAGCGDGGGETGEGGDGEVLTIGIANEQPYGYMDDAGNATGFAPDVAREVLSNLGYGEPEFEVVEFGNLIGGLQAQQFDMVAAGMYINEERLAQIQFSDPDYCTTESLAVPEGNPEDIVDYSTFADNSDLTIAVASGTVEVGYAEEAGVGEDQIKSFPGIDQMYQALEAGEVDAVTGTAATVNGQIAGRDGLEAVEPFFPKDVEGNETLPCGGYGFRLDDTEFRDEFNEELNKLREDGTTMEIITSYEGFEDADVELANDLTVADFEE
- a CDS encoding amino acid ABC transporter permease, whose amino-acid sequence is MESWLLTGSQYMLLLRGALVTLQILGLAFVVGIVLSLVVGIARLSERTWIRGVALGFVEFARGISSIILLFIVAIAIPILLGVPQENLILLATLALGINMGGYGAEIIRGAIQSVPKGQAEASISLNLTSLQRLRHVILPQAMTVILPPMGNLTIEILKGTALVSLIGLTDVMQMARNIRQQQLADAVGNLPILYLNVLVLYFILAQVINLIFRLAERLMEKRYEGGPALTTEELERMRPTSAEGTVS